AGGATTGCTGTTCGGGGAGGACAGATCGGCGAAGAAGAGGGACCTGCTAGTGCAGCAGCAGGTGCATCTTCCAGCTCTGCTCCATCTTGCCAAGTCGACGGCTGCCACGCGGATCTGGGCGACGACAGGGACTACCATAGGAGGCACAAGGTGTGTGAACCGCATACCAAGTCGACTCTTGTTCGTATCAGAAACATAGAGCATCGGTTCTGCCAGCAGTGCAGCAGGTTAGTCAGCAATCAATTTCTTCATGTCTAAGCTTTTTATGGTTTATTAAAGGGGAAGAATCATTTGACATTTGTTTTCAGGTTTCACCTTGTTCAAGAATTTGATGAAGGGAAGAAGAGCTGCCGCTCACGTCTGGCAACACATAATAGAAGGAGGAGGAAAGCCCCAGCCGAGGCTGTGAATTCCTTGGGTGAAAATCAGTCCTTGACCAACACCTTGCTCCTCTTATTGAGACAACTCGCTGGACAAGATTGTAAGTTTCTCGGATCGTATGCACAGTACAGTACTACACATTGATTTTTTACTCGTCCATATGCGATCGATCGATCCATGCTCATATAACCTCAGTGTTATGTCGTCGCAGCTGCTGCTAGCTCATCTGAGCAAATCAATGGTCCCAATCTTTTGGTTAGTCTTTTGAAGAACCTTGCTGCTGTTGCTGGCACACAGGCATGTCAAGATATGCTGAaggatgcaacatcatcaaatgctGGTAACTATGTTGGGAATCAAAGTAGACCACCAGTTCATGCAGGTAAATAGCCCTTTGAttaactgctgctgctgctgttgcacaAGGCAAATAAGTACACATTCTGAAATTAAATGATGTGTGCACCACTTGACTTGTGTCCCCAGAAGAGCCTCCTGTGAAAAGACGTGCGCAGAATTTTGATCTGAATGATGCTTATGTCGAGGAAGATGAGGTACATTATTTAGGTTGATTCTCTTCGGGTACCTGCTGACTATTGTGTTTTAGCTGTATTACCCCTGATGCCCCAAAACATTTGCAGAGCCGAACAGATAAAATCATCTTCAAGCTCTTTGGTAAACAGCCAAATGATTTTCCTGCTGATCTACGTGCACAGGTCATTTACCATATGCAAATTGGGAATAGCGCCTCTCTTGACAACTTTATCTCTTCAATTTTTTTTGACTATTTATCTCTTGAAGTTTTTGGATCAAATTGTTTTTTATTTGCAGATCCTAAACTGGCTATCACATTATCCAAGTGACATGGAAAGCTATATCAGGCCTGGTTGTGTAATTCTAACTATTTACCTTCGTCTTCCTAACTGGATGTGGGATAAGGTAGTGCTGTGTTATATAAATACTTAGTGTTTAAATAAGCATATCTCTTCTCTATGGTTACTAGTCAATAAACTGGTTACTAATTCAAATAGGAAAACCTAAACTACAAACCTTGGATAGAGAAGCATAATCCTCACTTACTGTTATTTTTCTTTTGTCTGAATTTCTCTAAAGCTTAATGTCGATCCAGCTCCTTGGATAGAAAATCTTATTAGCATATCCACCCGTGGTTTCTGGGAGAAAGGATGGTTGTATGCTAGGGTGCAGGACCACCTGACATTAAGCTGCAATGGTTTGTTCGCCTTATTTCTCTCTTTTACATCCTTGTTCTTTTTGTATTTTTATGTACGTGTGCAACCAACGGCTTCCTATGTTTGTGGTTTCCCATTCTTTGCAGGCAGGCTTATGTTAGTGTCTCCCTGGCAACCTGTAATAGGCGACAAGCATCAGATACTGTGTGTAACTCCCATTGCGGCTGCTTGTAATTCGACAGCAAACTTCTCTGTGAGAGGCTTTAACATAGCTCAACCAGCCACAAAGTAGGTACCACGCATCAGTCTGCACTCTGCACTGACCTGACCTGGGTTTTATTTGActgacaataatgatgatattcGTTACAGATTACTCTGTATATTTGATGGGAAATATTTAGTCCAAGAAGCAACACAAAAACTACATGATGATACTAGGATTCAGCAAGGCCCTCAATGTTTGACCTTTTCTTGCTCCTTCCCTATTACAAGTGGAAGGGGGTTCATAGAGGTTAGTTATTTCTCCTTTTCTCTCTTACATTCTTTGAGTTGTTTCTCTTTATACATCCTCATTTCCCTTTTTAAATTACATGATTTCTTGATTCCTTTTCCAGGTTGAAGATTATGATCAGAGCAGCATTTCCTTTCCCTTTGTTGTCGCGGAAGAATCTATATGCTGTGAGATTCGAATGTTGGAGGAGAAACTGAATATAATTGCATTTGGTGAAGGAAGAAAAGATCTGATGGCTTCCCGCAGCCAAGCCTTGAAGTTCCTGCATGAAATAGGATGGCTTCTTCAAAGGAGCCACACACGAGCTACATCATCTAAGGCTCCACAACAATTTCGACATCGTGTTGTGGGTTTTCCTGCTGCAAGATTTAGATGGCTCCTGTCCTTTGCAGTTGATCAGGAATGGTGTGGCGTCGTAAAGATGCTGCTGGACACCTTGTTCCAGGGCAATATCGATATCGCCTCACCAGTTGAGTTTGTCCTGGGAGAGAGCTTAGTATTCGCAGCTGTCAACAAGCGGTCGAAGCCTTTGGTTGCCAGCCTATTGAGATACACAACGAAATCTGCACCGGTGGGCAGTGGAGCCGTGGCCACACCAGCTCGGTTCTTGTTCACGCCTGACATGACTGGTCCATCGGATATTACACCTCTCCATGTTGCAGCTACCATCAGTAATGCTGCTGCCGTTTTGGATGCTCTAACTGATGATCCCCAACAGGTACTTGCACTGAACTCTCATGCTAATTTTTTTTCCTGAATTGATAAATTCTCaacaactacaacaacaacaacaaaatctaGTGTGTGTGCAAATCAGAACCTTGTTGAGTAGTAACAGCAGAGTTCTACATCGGTGTTGGATCAAAGACATTGAAACTATGGTTAATGAGTGGCTTCTGCTTGCAACATTTTCTCcctgtcttttattttctttcctgaACTCATTCGGCCTAAATGTGGCAGCTGGGGATCAAAACCTGGAAGAATGCCCGCGATGCTAGCGGGTACACTCCAGAGGATTACGCTCGAAGGAGAGGGCACACGTCCTACATCCAGATGGTCCAGAACAAAATCAACAGCAGGTTACCTGCGGCCCATGTGTCTGTTTCCATGACCACCACTGGTATCGCCGAAAAGCACGCAGATGCAGGTCGGCCGAGATCAACTGATCAGACCGTATTTGATGTCGAGAAAAGCCCACCGGGATGCAGACAATGTGTCCAGCTCCAGCACATTGCCTACCGGCCCTGCCCAAACAGGTTCTTGTCGAACAGGCCCGCGGTGCTATCCTTGGTCGCCATTGCCGCTGTCTGTGTCTGCGTAGGGTTGATAATGCAGAGCCCGCCGGTCATCCGCGGTTTGCCGGGCCCTTTTCTCTGGAATCACATCCGTTGGGGACCCACTTGAAATGGCCAGTCGGCTGCAGGTTCTGCTATAGTCTGTGTACTCGAGAGTGAGGATGCTTGTAAATTGTGATAGACCAAAGTGCAAATTCTGTACATTATATGAGTTGTGGAGTGCCTAACTCTGCTTAGGTAGCAGTAGTTCTATTGCATATTCAACCTTTTCATTGCTGTGCTGTGATTGAGAAAAACAGTCACAAGAGCCCGGTATTGATATTTGGTCAGCGGGCAATTGGCCCGTGTGGCAGGGTGGCCATTTTCTGAGACAAGGAGATCCTGACCATGACGCGGTTGGGCGCTTCTCCATCACTGACGACGTGTCCATAATCGTCGGCCTCCTTACGGCCGGCTGATGATGCCCACAAAGACGAATTCCTTGCAGAGCTAGCTAGGAATTAATTTGATCAATGGCGACTTTAATTTGATCTATGAGGCTAGAGAAAAACCAACCACAAACTTTAAAAACGGATTATGGGAAAATTTAGAGCTGCGATCGACATAGCGGGGCTGCATGAAATCAAATGCAAGGATGGAAGATTCACGTGGAGTAACGAGAGGAAGGGTTTCATGCTTGTTAGCATCGATAAGTTCTTCTGCAACATTTGTTTGGAGGAGTTGTTGCCATCTTTCCTCCTGATGGCTGCATGGACATCATGCTCTCATCACTCCCCCCTCCTAGCTAGTGCTACCACCCTCATCGGCTTACGCGGTCCCGTTTTGAATCCTTTCGGCTGTGCTTCCCCCACTTTCACAAAGATGGTCATCAAGGCATGGCAACGCCCGGGCAGCACACCTCAACCTTCGCGTCGGAAGATTAAGATGCAGAGGACAACGAGGGTGTAATTCCGCATTACAAATGAGGTCTTCTTGCGTCTCCATGTCGTGCAGGAAAGTAGGCAGCTCACAACCGTAGAGTTCAACCTAAGAAGGCTTCTTAAGTAGCTCGAAATCAGGCTCGCTGCCATTGAGCGGGCGAGGAAGAGGCAGGCGTCAAGGATCACCGGGCTTCAGGGGAGGAAGCGAACACGTCCTTCATCCACGCCAAAGTGTCTTCGCGATGATGCAAGAACTTCATCCCCTCCATCCAGTCGGCAAACCAAATGGCGAAGGTCCATGCTGACAAAGAGACGATCGTTCATGAACAATTCAATCAGAACTAGATCCCCCCTCAGTGCACTATATCGTCTCCAACAACACCTCTGTCATCATTATGGCCACCAacagccccttcatcatcaccatcatgctCCTCTCCTCTATGTATGAGTAATTTCTTGTAGGCACATGGGGTGGATCTGATCCGGGTGATGGAAAATCACGTAGTAGTGTTAAGATTGATGTAGTATTCACCTCTGGTGTTTGAGAATTATTGTGGATATGACTTTGTTGTTCCCAATGTTTATTATTAGGGCTTGAGTAATATGATTCCAGATTTGAACCATATttgtcttttctgtgtttttgttcCTAATCGTACCTGCAAGACACCCATTATAGTTTTAAACCGGGGACCTTGAGGGTGATAGAACGTGGTATCAATAGGGTTGGCTAAGGATTACATGTATTCATTAAGTGTTAATGCATTATTCTGGTTGACCCGCAAAGTTATCTTAATAACCCTTGCTTTCGTTATGGACCTCGAAGCAAAGGGGGGTTAGACTGTAGATGAGAGACAAGCGTTCTTAAGCATGTTTCTCAATTTAAGGAATACATGTCTGCATTGTTCAAGATAATCCAGGAGTAATGCACTATGTAATGATTTCTTCCGTCTCGGCAATATCCACCCATGTGACCACGTTTTTCGTCACTGCTTTCTCTCTTTCAAATACTTCATACTTGGCAATTGTTGGGTATTTGTTGCTTGTTACTATGTTCTGTGTTACTCTGTTGCAATCTACACCAATTGATCCAGTTGATACTTAGTAAGGTAAACACTAAAAGTGCAAAGATAGCTTCGTGAGTGACACACATAAGTTGAAAGAATAGGAAACCTACCTTTAGCTCCCACGGGGTTCAACATGTTTATTTCCATatttataattaagagtttatattctatgctataactgttatatcctggaatatgtgattcagtggaaaactcctatgcacgtgtgaaatgataaacggTAAAACCTGATTCCTAGCATTtcctctaggactagctcaagtgttgtaagGGATCACGTTTTCCGGATCTTGGGATATCGTGAAGTGTAACGGTAGTCCCAAAAACAACTTTAAGAATATGATGttaaagaacgatcatattgaactgtcccaacttgtttgttatactttgagatactaTCGTCACAAGCAAATCATTATAAAATGTATGCTTTAGTTCCTTAGACCAcgagagtatcgtagtcacttcttaccatataatggactttggggttgctcaaacatcatctGTAACACGATAATCATAACGATAACTTGcaggttcatcggaaagtttgacaaagggctagatagctcaagagtgggatttctCCTCCAATGATGGAGAGATATTATTAGGGACCTCTCGGTGTGGCGGCATCCattatcgtctggccagacacaggtgactaggTCAGAAGGATGTCGacatgtcaacgagaaagaagaacaaaaatgtagCGAGGAGATCGGTATAGTGAGCACGAGAATGACTCACGGGGATACCAGTATATCCCACCCCGGGTTTTCTAAAGTATCGCAAAGCAAAGGGAATAACACATgataactgataacccacaagtataggggatcgcaacagtttttgataagtaagagtgtcgaacccaatgaggagctaaaggcagaacaaatattccctcaagttctatcgaccaccgatacaactctacgcacgcttgatgttcgctttac
This portion of the Triticum dicoccoides isolate Atlit2015 ecotype Zavitan chromosome 7A, WEW_v2.0, whole genome shotgun sequence genome encodes:
- the LOC119329752 gene encoding squamosa promoter-binding-like protein 1 isoform X3 — protein: MSSGLKNKKKKGHEWDLNDWRWDGNLFLAMPSPNADAPSGCGSRELGRAEEGGSFGAAAADKRRRRRRVTTVDNPEECSNTAIPHERIAVRGGQIGEEEGPASAAAGASSSSAPSCQVDGCHADLGDDRDYHRRHKVCEPHTKSTLVRIRNIEHRFCQQCSRFHLVQEFDEGKKSCRSRLATHNRRRRKAPAEAVNSLGENQSLTNTLLLLLRQLAGQDSAASSSEQINGPNLLVSLLKNLAAVAGTQACQDMLKDATSSNAGNYVGNQSRPPVHAEEPPVKRRAQNFDLNDAYVEEDESRTDKIIFKLFGKQPNDFPADLRAQILNWLSHYPSDMESYIRPGCVILTIYLRLPNWMWDKLNVDPAPWIENLISISTRGFWEKGWLYARVQDHLTLSCNGRLMLVSPWQPVIGDKHQILCVTPIAAACNSTANFSVRGFNIAQPATKLLCIFDGKYLVQEATQKLHDDTRIQQGPQCLTFSCSFPITSGRGFIEVEDYDQSSISFPFVVAEESICCEIRMLEEKLNIIAFGEGRKDLMASRSQALKFLHEIGWLLQRSHTRATSSKAPQQFRHRVVGFPAARFRWLLSFAVDQEWCGVVKMLLDTLFQGNIDIASPVEFVLGESLVFAAVNKRSKPLVASLLRYTTKSAPVGSGAVATPARFLFTPDMTGPSDITPLHVAATISNAAAVLDALTDDPQQLGIKTWKNARDASGYTPEDYARRRGHTSYIQMVQNKINSRLPAAHVSVSMTTTGIAEKHADAGRPRSTDQTVFDVEKSPPGCRQCVQLQHIAYRPCPNRFLSNRPAVLSLVAIAAVCVCVGLIMQSPPVIRGLPGPFLWNHIRWGPT
- the LOC119329752 gene encoding squamosa promoter-binding-like protein 1 isoform X1; the encoded protein is MSSGLKNKKKKGHEWDLNDWRWDGNLFLAMPSPNADAPSGCGSRELGRAEEGGSFGAAAADKRRRRRRVTTVDNPEECSNTAIPHERIAVRGGQIGEEEGPASAAAGASSSSAPSCQVDGCHADLGDDRDYHRRHKVCEPHTKSTLVRIRNIEHRFCQQCSRFHLVQEFDEGKKSCRSRLATHNRRRRKAPAEAVNSLGENQSLTNTLLLLLRQLAGQDSAASSSEQINGPNLLVSLLKNLAAVAGTQACQDMLKDATSSNAGNYVGNQSRPPVHAEEPPVKRRAQNFDLNDAYVEEDESRTDKIIFKLFGKQPNDFPADLRAQILNWLSHYPSDMESYIRPGCVILTIYLRLPNWMWDKLNVDPAPWIENLISISTRGFWEKGWLYARVQDHLTLSCNGLFALFLSFTSLFFLYFYVRVQPTASYVCGFPFFAGRLMLVSPWQPVIGDKHQILCVTPIAAACNSTANFSVRGFNIAQPATKLLCIFDGKYLVQEATQKLHDDTRIQQGPQCLTFSCSFPITSGRGFIEVEDYDQSSISFPFVVAEESICCEIRMLEEKLNIIAFGEGRKDLMASRSQALKFLHEIGWLLQRSHTRATSSKAPQQFRHRVVGFPAARFRWLLSFAVDQEWCGVVKMLLDTLFQGNIDIASPVEFVLGESLVFAAVNKRSKPLVASLLRYTTKSAPVGSGAVATPARFLFTPDMTGPSDITPLHVAATISNAAAVLDALTDDPQQLGIKTWKNARDASGYTPEDYARRRGHTSYIQMVQNKINSRLPAAHVSVSMTTTGIAEKHADAGRPRSTDQTVFDVEKSPPGCRQCVQLQHIAYRPCPNRFLSNRPAVLSLVAIAAVCVCVGLIMQSPPVIRGLPGPFLWNHIRWGPT
- the LOC119329752 gene encoding squamosa promoter-binding-like protein 1 isoform X2 gives rise to the protein MSSGLKNKKKKGHEWDLNDWRWDGNLFLAMPSPNADAPSGCGSRELGRAEEGGSFGAAAADKRRRRRRVTTVDNPEECSNTAIPHERIAVRGGQIGEEEGPASAAAGASSSSAPSCQVDGCHADLGDDRDYHRRHKVCEPHTKSTLVRIRNIEHRFCQQCSRFHLVQEFDEGKKSCRSRLATHNRRRRKAPAEAVNSLGENQSLTNTLLLLLRQLAGQDSAASSSEQINGPNLLVSLLKNLAAVAGTQACQDMLKDATSSNAGNYVGNQSRPPVHAEPPVKRRAQNFDLNDAYVEEDESRTDKIIFKLFGKQPNDFPADLRAQILNWLSHYPSDMESYIRPGCVILTIYLRLPNWMWDKLNVDPAPWIENLISISTRGFWEKGWLYARVQDHLTLSCNGLFALFLSFTSLFFLYFYVRVQPTASYVCGFPFFAGRLMLVSPWQPVIGDKHQILCVTPIAAACNSTANFSVRGFNIAQPATKLLCIFDGKYLVQEATQKLHDDTRIQQGPQCLTFSCSFPITSGRGFIEVEDYDQSSISFPFVVAEESICCEIRMLEEKLNIIAFGEGRKDLMASRSQALKFLHEIGWLLQRSHTRATSSKAPQQFRHRVVGFPAARFRWLLSFAVDQEWCGVVKMLLDTLFQGNIDIASPVEFVLGESLVFAAVNKRSKPLVASLLRYTTKSAPVGSGAVATPARFLFTPDMTGPSDITPLHVAATISNAAAVLDALTDDPQQLGIKTWKNARDASGYTPEDYARRRGHTSYIQMVQNKINSRLPAAHVSVSMTTTGIAEKHADAGRPRSTDQTVFDVEKSPPGCRQCVQLQHIAYRPCPNRFLSNRPAVLSLVAIAAVCVCVGLIMQSPPVIRGLPGPFLWNHIRWGPT